The bacterium genome contains a region encoding:
- a CDS encoding aminoacyl-tRNA hydrolase: MKIIVGLGNPGIKYVNNRHNIGHLVIDALQNLKLKDKILKSDKHMNDSGLFIKNIKNKYPKMQLTDLYVVHDDLDIPLGLFKVQFGKGPKDHNGLNDIYDKLGTKDFWHIRIGVDNRSEDQRLVTKGKDYVLQDFAKEEKATIDSVIKQICKKLVVL, translated from the coding sequence ATGAAAATCATTGTTGGTTTGGGAAATCCTGGAATAAAGTATGTAAACAATAGACATAACATCGGCCATCTTGTTATCGATGCGCTTCAAAATCTAAAACTTAAAGACAAGATTTTAAAATCTGATAAACATATGAATGATTCAGGTTTGTTTATTAAAAATATAAAAAATAAATATCCAAAAATGCAATTAACTGACTTGTATGTTGTTCACGATGACTTGGATATACCACTTGGGTTATTTAAAGTTCAATTTGGAAAAGGGCCTAAAGACCATAACGGCTTAAATGATATATATGACAAGTTGGGTACAAAAGACTTTTGGCATATAAGGATTGGGGTAGACAATAGAAGTGAAGATCAGAGGTTAGTAACTAAAGGTAAGGACTATGTTTTACAAGATTTTGCCAAAGAAGAAAAAGCAACAATAGATAGTGTTATTAAACAAATATGCAAAAAATTGGTAGTCTTATAA
- a CDS encoding CvpA family protein: MQLFDGNYIDLVIILVLSYFAITSLRYGFWVVFADFLAFLTSLFLSLTLYKYTAEFLRLNFSINASISNAIGFLFTAIILESILSYMAGFFLQRLPEKIKKHKLSRFLGVIPGLGEGLVLISFILTLVVALPIKPQVKSDVVDSKIGGVILEKTTVLSGAINEVFGGVINDSLTYFTVNPGSRDSIDLTVTSYNLIIDEKAENEMFQKVNEERKNSDVAELEWDTNLVFVGRAHARDMWERKYFSHISPDGKDVGDRLTDAKVVYYFAGENLALAPTTLTAHTGLMNSKGHRENLLDSRFTKIGIGVYDNGVYGKMFVQVFKD, encoded by the coding sequence ATGCAACTATTTGACGGTAATTACATTGATTTGGTTATAATTCTAGTCCTATCTTATTTTGCAATTACCTCACTAAGATATGGTTTTTGGGTTGTTTTTGCAGACTTTTTGGCATTTTTGACTTCTCTTTTTCTTTCGTTAACTTTATATAAATATACAGCAGAGTTTTTAAGATTAAACTTTTCCATTAATGCTTCAATTTCAAATGCAATTGGATTTTTGTTTACAGCAATCATTCTAGAATCGATATTAAGTTATATGGCAGGATTTTTCTTGCAGAGGTTGCCTGAAAAAATAAAGAAACACAAATTAAGTAGATTTTTAGGTGTAATTCCTGGACTTGGTGAGGGCTTGGTTTTAATCTCCTTTATACTAACACTTGTTGTGGCTCTCCCAATTAAGCCACAAGTTAAGTCAGATGTTGTTGATTCAAAAATAGGTGGGGTAATACTTGAAAAAACAACTGTTCTAAGTGGTGCGATTAATGAAGTGTTTGGTGGAGTAATTAATGACTCTCTAACTTACTTTACAGTTAACCCAGGGAGTCGTGACTCTATTGATTTAACTGTTACATCGTATAACTTAATTATTGATGAGAAAGCAGAAAATGAAATGTTTCAAAAAGTTAATGAAGAAAGAAAGAATTCAGACGTGGCGGAGCTAGAGTGGGATACAAATTTAGTGTTTGTCGGAAGGGCGCACGCTAGGGATATGTGGGAAAGAAAGTATTTCTCACATATCTCACCTGATGGCAAGGATGTGGGAGATAGACTGACAGATGCAAAGGTGGTCTATTATTTTGCTGGAGAAAACTTAGCCTTAGCCCCAACCACTTTAACAGCCCATACAGGTTTAATGAACTCAAAGGGGCACAGGGAAAACTTACTTGACTCGAGATTTACAAAAATTGGAATTGGAGTTTACGACAACGGTGTTTATGGAAAAATGTTTGTACAGGTTTTTAAAGACTAG
- a CDS encoding MGMT family protein — protein MFDTIYNFVKTIPKGRVATYGQVAKALEIKDVRKIGWALHANKSSEVPCHRVVNKEGKLADNFAFNGKEEQQKRLEMEGIVFKKDGYVDLTKYCL, from the coding sequence ATGTTTGATACCATTTATAACTTTGTAAAAACGATCCCCAAAGGTAGGGTTGCAACATATGGTCAGGTGGCTAAGGCCTTGGAGATTAAGGATGTTAGGAAAATTGGCTGGGCATTACATGCAAACAAATCTAGTGAGGTTCCATGTCATAGGGTAGTGAACAAAGAGGGAAAATTGGCTGACAACTTTGCATTTAACGGTAAAGAAGAGCAACAAAAAAGGCTTGAGATGGAGGGAATTGTCTTTAAAAAGGACGGATATGTAGACCTTACTAAATATTGCCTGTAA